From the Sphingobium yanoikuyae genome, the window CCGGCCCGAGGGGCTGCGCCTCTATGGTGCGGGCATCGTCTCCTCCTATGGCGAATCCGTCTTTGCGCTCGACGATCCCTCGCCCCATCGTCTTGGCTTCGACCTCAAGCGGCTGATGCGCACCCGCTATCGCATCGACGATTATCAGCAGAGCTATTTCGTCATCGACAGTTTCGAGGATCTGCTGCGCCAGACGGTCGAGACCGACTTCGCCCCGCTTTATGCGCAACTGGCGGGGCAGCCCGATTTCGCGACCGACGCGATCGCCGACACCGACATCATCTACACCCGTGGCACCCAGGCCTATGCCCGTGCCCGCGCTCCTGAGGTACTATGACAGACACGACCCTTCTTGCCCCGGCGCCCGGCCGGTCCCTGTTCGGTGCGCTCGATCGCCAGGCGCCCGACGCGCTGCTGGGGCTGATCGCGCAATATCGCGCCGATCCGCGCGCCGACAAGATTGACCTGGGCGTCGGCGTCTATCGCGACGAAGCGGGCGCGACCCCGGTGATGCGCGCGGTGAAGGCGGCCGAAACGGTGCTGCTGGCCGAGCAGGGCAGCAAATCCTATCTCGGGCCGGAGGGCGACACGGGCTTTGTCGATCTGCTCGCCGCCATCGTCTTTGGTCCGCTCGCCGGTTCGGACCGGATTGCCGGGGTGCAGACGCCGGGCGGCACCGGCGCGCTGCGGCTGGGCGCCGACCTCATCGCCCGCGCCCGTCCCAGCGCCACCGTGTGGATCGGCGATCCGACCTGGCCCAATCATGCGCCAATCTTTCGCGAGGCCGGACTGACGCTGGCCTCGCACCGTTTCCTGGATGGCGCCGGCGCGGTCGATTTCGACACAATGCTGGCCGATCTGGCCGCCGCGCAGGCCGGCGACGTGCTGCTGCTCCATGGCTGCTGCCACAATCCGACCGGCGTCGATTTCAGCGCCGATCAATGGGCGGCGATCGCCAATCTGTGCGCGGCGCGCGGCCTGATCCCGTTCATCGACCTCGCCTATCAGGGCTTGGGCGACGGGCTGGAGGCGGACGCCGCTGCCACGCACCAGATGCTGGCCGCCGTGCCCGATGCGCTGGTCGCCTATAGCTGCGACAAGAATTTCGGCCTCTATCGCGAGCGGGTGGGGGCGCTGTGGGTACAGGGGGCGAATGCCGCGCTGACCACGCTCGCCTTTTCCAACATCGTCGCGCTGGCGCGCGGCATCTGGTCGATGCCGCCCGATCATGGCGCGGCGATCGTGCGCACCATCCTGGAACGGCCGGCGATGCGCGCCGAGTGGATGGGCGAGCTGGACCAGATGCGCACCCGCATCAATGCGCTGCGCGCTGCGCTGGCGGCGGCCCATCCGCAGCTGGCCGCCATTGCCGGCCAGCGCGGCATGTTCGCGATGCTGCCGGTCAGCACTGCCGACGCCGCCGTCATGCGCGCCGACCATGGCATCTACATGGCCGGCAATGGCCGCATCAACATCGCCGGGCTGCGGCTCGACACCATCCCCGCCTTCGTTGCCGGCCTTTCGCCGCATCTGCCTTCTGCCTGAGGAACCCGTTATGACCATCGATCCCGCCAACCCGCTGGGCCTCAACGGCTTCGAGTTCGTTGAATTCACCTCGCCCGAGCCCGAGAAGATGGCCGCCCAGTTCGAGCAGCTGGGCTTCACCGCGACCCACCGACACCCGACCAAGAATATCACCCGCTACAAGCAGGGGCGGATCAACCTGATGCTCAATCGCGACGATGCCGGACGCGTCGCTGCCTTTCGTGGCGAACATGGCCCCTCGGCCAGCGCCATGGCCTTTCGCGTTGCCGATCCCGATGCGGCGCTGCGCTGGGCGCTCGACCATGGCGGCAAGCCGACCGACGAGAATGATACCGTGATCCAGGGGATTGGCGGCTCCTACCTCTATTTCATGCCCGATGGCGGCGATCCCTATGCCGACTGGGCGGAATATCCCGGCTGGCGGGAAGCGGAAGCGCGCAACAATGTCGGCCTCGACCTGCTCGACCATCTGACCCACAATGTGAAGCGTGGCCAGATGCGGGTGTGGAGCGAATTCTACCGCACCCTCTTCGGCTTCGAGGAGCAGAAATATTTC encodes:
- the hppD gene encoding 4-hydroxyphenylpyruvate dioxygenase, with translation MTIDPANPLGLNGFEFVEFTSPEPEKMAAQFEQLGFTATHRHPTKNITRYKQGRINLMLNRDDAGRVAAFRGEHGPSASAMAFRVADPDAALRWALDHGGKPTDENDTVIQGIGGSYLYFMPDGGDPYADWAEYPGWREAEARNNVGLDLLDHLTHNVKRGQMRVWSEFYRTLFGFEEQKYFDIKGKATGLFSQAMIAPDKAIRIPLNESQDDKSQIEEFIRDYNGEGIQHIALTTANIYDTVERLRARGVRLQDTIETYYELVDQRVPGHGEDLERLKRNRILIDGNVGEEGILLQIFTETMFGPIFFEIIQRKGNEGFGNGNFQALYESIELDQIRRGVITVDE
- a CDS encoding amino acid aminotransferase, whose product is MTDTTLLAPAPGRSLFGALDRQAPDALLGLIAQYRADPRADKIDLGVGVYRDEAGATPVMRAVKAAETVLLAEQGSKSYLGPEGDTGFVDLLAAIVFGPLAGSDRIAGVQTPGGTGALRLGADLIARARPSATVWIGDPTWPNHAPIFREAGLTLASHRFLDGAGAVDFDTMLADLAAAQAGDVLLLHGCCHNPTGVDFSADQWAAIANLCAARGLIPFIDLAYQGLGDGLEADAAATHQMLAAVPDALVAYSCDKNFGLYRERVGALWVQGANAALTTLAFSNIVALARGIWSMPPDHGAAIVRTILERPAMRAEWMGELDQMRTRINALRAALAAAHPQLAAIAGQRGMFAMLPVSTADAAVMRADHGIYMAGNGRINIAGLRLDTIPAFVAGLSPHLPSA